The Toxorhynchites rutilus septentrionalis strain SRP chromosome 3, ASM2978413v1, whole genome shotgun sequence genome includes a region encoding these proteins:
- the LOC129772916 gene encoding uncharacterized protein K02A2.6-like: MNPGAGVPPFDPDDTTNVSSRWKKWKRAFEIFFDVNNVALASRKKAYLLHYAGEGVQDIYDSLVGNEEQEVPVGSDAYKEAVNVLDKHFLPMKCLPQERHIFRNLQQESDEKISKFVLRLREQGNLCVYGDWLDENIKEQIFEKGSSNELRAKTLTKPGMTLEEIIKVGRSLETIEKVRRQLQQSADINKLTTYKNECFRCGRIGHFANDDCCPAKDKKCEKCGLIGYFRRCCKTKEREAVNDRNKRKHRRVRQVGEEASGGSESICDSDDSGSGIVDPQDDVKYVFAASTDDTQGDKVVCSVGGVKIKWIVDSGAGVNVIDSNTWSYLKKLKINVLSQSKDSTRTLKAYGINNLQVIGEFTANIATKYNNVVAEVFVVKNKGASLLSRDTATQLQILKIDTNVWIEKVQSEIDHLLEQDIIETAPRDSPWISRLVISPKAGDPVSVRLCVDMRAANKAIVPQHYPLPTFDDIVPHLHNCKWFSKIDLTKAFHQVVLAKECRFITTFATHQGYYRYKRLTFGMNCASEVFQSIIERVLKGIKCVRVFIDDIVVFGPTKQQHDDTLRDVMNRLKEFGLTINHKKCELGRSEAKVDAIRRLREPTAVEEVRSFLGTITYLGRFIPDLSTLTTPLRDLRKTSKFHWGVQQREAFQKIKDVLMNPKALGYYSPHDQTILIADASRTGLGGVLMQEKDGLKRVICYISKGLSDAEKSYAQNEKEALALVWATERLQIYLRGMEFLLLIDHEPLKVIFGPGHVSCPRIETWAMRLQSFRFRIIHIPGKMNIADSLSRLPRFKHCTTYDRFGEASLLAIMESAKPNALTIE; this comes from the exons ATGAATCCTGGAGCAGGAGTACCACCGTTTGATCCGGACGACACGACCAACGTTAGTTCGAGGTGGAAAAAGTGGAAGCGagcatttgaaatatttttcgaCGTGAATAATGTGGCGCTTGCCTCAAGAAAAAAGGCATATCTCCTGCATTATGCTGGTGAAGGTGTGCAGGACATTTACGACAGTTTGGTGGGAAACGAAGAGCAGGAAGTACCGGTTGGATCAGACGCGTACAAGGAGGCTGTTAATGTGTTGGATAAGCACTTTTTGCCCATGAAGTGCTTGCCTCAGGAACGTCACATATTCCGGAATTTGCAGCAAGAATCTGATGAAAAGATTTCGAAATTCGTACTGCGTTTAAGGGAGCAAGGTAACCTATGCGTATATGGAGATTGGCTCGATGAGAATataaaagaacaaattttcgaaaaaggaTCATCGAATGAACTTCGTGCAAAAACATTAACGAAACCAGGAATGACGTTGGAGGAGATCATCAAAGTAGGGCGTTCTCTAGAGACGATTGAGAAAGTTAGACGACAGTTGCAGCAATCAGCAGATATTAACAAACTTACAACTTACAAAAACGAGTGTTTCCGTTGTGGACGAATAGGACATTTTGCCAACGATGATTGTTGTCCTGCAAAAGATAAAAAGTGTGAGAAGTGTGGTCTGATTGGGTATTTCCGGCGATGCTGTAAGACGAAGGAACGTGAGGCAGTGAATGATCGTAACAAGAGAAAACATCGGCGTGTTCGTCAGGTTGGAGAAGAAGCTTCAGGTGGAAGTGAGAGCATTTGTGATTCGGATGATAGTGGCAGTGGAATTGTAGACCCGCAAGATGATGTTAAATATGTTTTTGCTGCTAGTACGGATGACACGCAAGGTGATAAAGTAGTTTGCAGTGTGGGGGGTGTAAAAATCAAATGGATCGTTGATTCTGGAGCCGGAGTGAATGTGATTGATAGCAACACTTGGTCTTATTTGAAGAAACTCAAAATAAACGTTCTTTCTCAATCCAAAGACTCCACGCGAACCCTGAAGGCGTACGGAATCAACAACTTGCAAGTCATCGGTGAATTTACGGCTAACATCGCAACCAAGTATAACAATGTGGTTGCTGAAGTATTCGTTGTGAAGAACAAAGGGGCAAGTCTGCTGAGTCGTGATACAGCCACCCAATTGCAGATTCTCAAAATCGATACAAACGTGTGGATT GAAAAAGTACAAAGTGAGATAGATCATCTGCTCGAACAGGATATAATCGAAACAGCTCCGAGAGATTCCCCATGGATATCTCGCCTAGTTATTAGTCCAAAGGCTGGTGATCCAGTGAGTGTTCGGTTGTGCGTGGACATGAGAGCCGCTAATAAAGCTATCGTTCCACAGCACTACCCACTTCCTACCTTCGATGACATTGTACCTCATTTGCATAATTGCAAATGGTTTTCTAAAATAGATTTAACCAAGGCCTTCCATCAAGTAGTTTTGGCGAAGGAATGCAGATTCATCACTACGTTTGCTACTCACCAGGGATACTATCGTTACAAAAGGTTGACCTTCGGGATGAATTGCGCATCTGAAGTATTTCAAAGTATTATCGAGCGTGTTTTGAAAGGAATAAAGTGCGTTCGAGTGTTCATCGACGATATAGTCGTGTTTGGCCCTACGAAACAACAACATGACGACACTCTGCGTGACGTAATGAATCGTTTGAAGGAGTTTGGACTTACTATCAATCACAAGAAATGCGAGCTAGGAAGATCAGAG GCCAAGGTGGACGCGATAAGGAGACTTCGAGAACCCACTGCTGTCGAGGAAGTGCGAAGCTTTCTGGGTACTATAACATATCTTGGGAGGTTCATACCCGACTTGTCAACGTTAACGACGCCACTTCGTGATCTTCGAAAAACTTCGAAGTTTCATTGGGGAGTCCAGCAAAGGGAAGCgttccaaaaaattaaagaCGTATTGATGAATCCGAAGGCGCTAGGATATTATTCTCCACATGATCAGACGATTTTGATTGCAGACGCCAGTCGCACTGGTTTAGGAGGTGTACTAATGCAGGAGAAAGACGGCTTGAAACGAGTCATCTGCTACATTAGCAAAGGACTTTCGGATGCTGAGAAGTCATACGCGCAAAACGAGAAGGAAGCTTTGGCGTTAGTTTGGGCCACGGAACGATTGCAAATCTATTTGAGAGGGATGGAGTTTTTACTGTTGATAGACCATGAGCCACTTAAAGTGATTTTTGGACCAGGGCACGTTTCTTGTCCACGAATCGAAACGTGGGCCATGCGGCTACAGTCTTTCCGTTTCAGAATAATACATATTCCGGGAAAAATGAACATTGCGGATTCACTATCGCGATTGCCAAGATTCAAGCACTGCACTACTTACGATCGCTTTGGAGAAGCATCACTTTTGGCAATTATGGAGAGTGCGAAACCTAATGCATTGACCATCGAATAA
- the LOC129772917 gene encoding uncharacterized protein K02A2.6-like, with protein MDRDVEKAVRTCLDCKVVGKAAPPEPMAIRELPQKPWEDLHLDILGPLPSGESLLVIIDPYSRYKVIEVMRQTTTSDIIARLRPLFMRLGVPRILLTDNARNFTSKEMEDFCGEFGLTLRHTTPYWPQANGEVERQNRSILKILRIAELNQSDWKKDLEEDNYVYTLTPHPATGYSPAEILFGRKLRDWIPQLSQSSQGLNYEVRDNDRRYKFKSKVHYDAVKRTKESNLRIDDRVLMKNLNPANKLTPTFHSEPARVVQKQGNSIVVETPAGQRYRRNSSHLKKLQTQECTETDHVEEDDVEETLDWSHPWTSSENRLDRKVANVHHRFQSLICPQRR; from the coding sequence ATGGATAGAGACGTAGAGAAAGCGGTACGTACCTGTTTGGACTGCAAAGTAGTTGGGAAAGCGGCACCGCCGGAACCAATGGCGATTAGAGAACTACCACAAAAGCCATGGGAAGATTTGCATCTGGATATTCTTGGACCTCTGCCTTCAGGAGAATCGCTGTTGGTGATCATCGACCCTTACAGCCGATATAAAGTCATCGAAGTGATGCGACAAACCACAACATCGGACATTATTGCCAGATTGCGTCCTTTGTTTATGAGACTAGGAGTTCCTAGAATACTGTTGACAGATAATGCAAGGAATTTTACCAGCAAAGAAATGGAAGACTTTTGTGGGGAGTTTGGATTAACGCTGCGTCACACCACGCCATATTGGCCACAAGCCAATGGTGAGGTCGAGCGTCAGAATCgaagcattctcaaaattctaCGGATAGCGGAACTCAACCAATCAGACTGGAAGAAAGACTTGGAAGAAGACAACTACGTGTATACATTGACACCTCATCCGGCGACAGGGTATTCTCCAGCCGAGATTCTATTTGGACGAAAACTACGCGACTGGATCCCACAACTCTCTCAATCAAGTCAAGGCTTAAATTACGAAGTAAGAGATAATGACAGAAGGTACAAATTCAAGTCCAAAGTGCACTATGATGCGGTGAAAAGAACAAAGGAGTCAAATTTACGTATTGATGATCGTGTGCTTATGAAGAACCTGAACCCTGCCAATAAGTTGACGCCAACTTTCCATTCAGAGCCAGCACGTGTGGTACAGAAGCAGGGAAATTCCATTGTTGTCGAGACACCTGCAGGGCAGAGATACCGACGTAATTCGTCTCACCTGAAGAAGCTGCAAACTCAGGAATGCACCGAAACTGATCATGTGGAGGAAGACGATGTTGAAGAAACTTTAGACTGGAGTCACCCTTGGACCAGCAGCGAGAATCGCCTGGATCGGAAAGTGGCAAACGTACACCATCGGTTCCAGAGCCTGATCTGTCCTCAACGAAGATGA